From one Paenibacillus sp. FSL K6-1330 genomic stretch:
- a CDS encoding GNAT family N-acetyltransferase produces MILEQADMKLRELSSFLAKLNGIRHHHVGYCGEQEGEIYSTLQTEFTENGELSSQKFTVIYDQDQIVGALGFDVDEEERSAELWGPFIDAEGEQWNRLAEQLWDAGTSKLEGCVNRYYGFYNVDHQSAVRFMEDKGGRKSGEHHVLRLRKSALLTDGLSGLQDFTPEYADEFAKLHGTNFPNTYLSAQDIMQQLDEDHRLFMFTELGELVGYVYVEGEPEFKEGSIEYIAVSENFRGKGYGRALLDQALHYLFHIVQLEDISLCVDQRNESAIQLYQRAGFDPIHKLAAYVLE; encoded by the coding sequence ATGATTTTAGAGCAAGCTGATATGAAACTTAGAGAGTTATCTTCCTTTCTTGCAAAATTAAATGGGATTCGTCATCATCATGTCGGATATTGCGGTGAACAGGAAGGCGAGATTTACAGCACGCTTCAGACGGAATTCACGGAGAATGGCGAACTGAGCAGTCAAAAATTCACCGTCATATATGATCAGGATCAGATTGTGGGGGCATTGGGGTTCGATGTAGATGAAGAAGAACGGTCCGCTGAATTATGGGGACCTTTTATCGACGCGGAAGGTGAGCAATGGAATCGATTGGCGGAGCAGCTATGGGATGCAGGGACTTCGAAGCTGGAAGGCTGCGTAAATCGTTATTACGGTTTTTATAACGTGGATCATCAATCCGCTGTACGCTTTATGGAAGACAAAGGGGGTAGAAAGTCAGGAGAGCATCATGTTCTACGACTTCGAAAATCTGCTCTATTAACGGATGGCCTTTCGGGACTCCAGGATTTCACACCCGAGTATGCGGATGAATTTGCGAAGCTGCATGGTACGAATTTCCCTAATACCTACCTCAGCGCTCAGGATATTATGCAGCAGCTGGATGAGGATCATCGACTCTTTATGTTTACGGAACTAGGAGAGCTCGTTGGCTATGTTTATGTGGAAGGTGAACCCGAATTCAAGGAAGGCAGCATTGAATACATCGCAGTATCCGAAAATTTCCGGGGGAAGGGTTATGGCCGGGCACTTCTTGACCAAGCGCTTCATTATCTGTTCCATATCGTACAGCTGGAGGACATCTCGTTATGCGTAGACCAGAGAAATGAAAGCGCGATCCAACTGTATCAACGTGCGGGGTTCGACCCGATACATAAACTGGCGGCTTACGTATTGGAGTAA
- a CDS encoding TetR/AcrR family transcriptional regulator, with amino-acid sequence MPKIVDHDKQRQRVAEAALRVIQRGGLEKATVRNIAEEAGLSVGSLRHYFTSQAELLTFCMKLIIERIEERFSSLSLNGPVFEDVKQVLMQFLPMDEDRTMEMEVWMSFVAKALVYPELRIMTDHMYDGLTKACHYVVDTLVAHKLAKPELDLEYEKERIYALVDGLAIHHIMRPQQLATEKIERIIDQHLRSLCLDDKAMA; translated from the coding sequence ATGCCGAAAATCGTAGATCATGATAAACAAAGACAACGGGTCGCTGAGGCTGCCCTGCGGGTGATTCAGAGGGGTGGACTCGAAAAAGCGACGGTGCGCAATATCGCGGAAGAGGCGGGATTATCCGTAGGTTCGCTGAGGCACTATTTTACCAGCCAGGCTGAGCTGTTGACTTTCTGTATGAAGCTTATTATCGAACGGATTGAAGAACGTTTTTCTTCACTATCCTTGAACGGACCCGTGTTTGAGGATGTAAAGCAAGTGTTGATGCAATTTCTGCCGATGGATGAGGATAGGACGATGGAAATGGAGGTGTGGATGTCGTTTGTTGCCAAAGCGCTAGTCTATCCCGAGTTAAGAATAATGACTGATCATATGTACGATGGTTTAACCAAGGCGTGCCATTATGTGGTGGATACGCTGGTTGCCCATAAGCTGGCTAAACCGGAGTTGGATCTTGAATATGAGAAGGAACGAATATACGCATTGGTGGATGGGTTAGCGATACACCATATCATGAGGCCGCAGCAGCTCGCCACAGAAAAGATCGAGAGGATTATCGATCAGCATCTGCGTTCTTTATGTCTGGATGACAAGGCAATGGCCTAA
- a CDS encoding thymidine kinase — protein sequence MAQLFFKYGSMNSGKSIEILKVAHNYEEQNKPVLLFTSAIDDRDAVGYVSSRIGLRREAIPISDTTDIYGIVKDHQPKPYCVLVDECQFLSKDSILQLVRIVDELNVPVMGFGLKNDFRNELFEGSRWMLIYADKIEEMKTICWFCERKAIMNLRVIDGKPVYAGEQILIGGNDTYFPVCRKCHTNPPLS from the coding sequence ATGGCTCAATTATTTTTCAAGTACGGCTCCATGAACAGTGGTAAATCCATCGAGATTTTGAAAGTCGCCCATAACTATGAAGAACAGAACAAACCGGTACTCCTCTTTACGTCCGCTATCGATGACCGGGATGCCGTTGGATATGTATCCTCACGAATCGGCCTGCGCCGCGAAGCGATACCTATATCCGATACAACCGACATCTACGGGATTGTGAAGGATCATCAGCCTAAGCCATACTGCGTTCTGGTTGACGAATGCCAGTTCCTGTCCAAGGACAGCATCCTGCAGCTCGTTCGGATTGTAGATGAGCTTAACGTGCCTGTCATGGGCTTCGGGTTGAAGAATGATTTTCGGAACGAGCTGTTTGAAGGCAGCCGCTGGATGCTGATTTACGCTGATAAAATCGAGGAAATGAAGACGATCTGCTGGTTCTGTGAGCGCAAAGCGATCATGAACCTTCGCGTCATTGACGGTAAGCCCGTGTATGCCGGTGAGCAGATCCTGATTGGTGGGAATGATACCTACTTCCCTGTTTGTCGCAAATGTCATACCAATCCCCCTTTATCATAG
- the mnhG gene encoding monovalent cation/H(+) antiporter subunit G, protein MSQIGEFLIALMVLLGALLGALSAFGLIRLPDVYMRSHAATKSATLGVLLILAGAFLYFTFYLEHVSAKLLLGIVFVFITGPVAGHLNGRAAYRSGVSMWENSVHDDLKPELKRERERMRASQKGERSEKG, encoded by the coding sequence ATGAGTCAGATCGGTGAGTTTCTGATCGCGCTGATGGTGCTGCTCGGAGCTTTACTTGGTGCCTTGAGTGCATTTGGCCTTATTCGTCTGCCGGATGTTTATATGAGGTCTCATGCAGCAACGAAAAGTGCTACGCTAGGCGTCCTCTTGATTCTTGCAGGTGCATTTCTGTATTTCACCTTCTACCTGGAGCATGTCAGTGCAAAACTGCTGCTGGGAATTGTATTCGTATTTATTACGGGGCCGGTAGCGGGTCACTTGAATGGGAGGGCGGCGTATCGATCAGGCGTATCCATGTGGGAGAACAGCGTCCACGATGACCTCAAGCCTGAACTCAAGCGCGAACGTGAACGGATGCGCGCTTCCCAGAAAGGGGAGCGCTCCGAGAAGGGATGA
- a CDS encoding sigma-70 family RNA polymerase sigma factor, with amino-acid sequence METTADSRVQWDEMEDQELVKYAQAGEREAFGELVRRHRSKVYGYARAITRESYLAEDVVQDALIRAFMHLGKLVDARRFLPWVQRIVRNQAYTRLKGSPAMKEQTFTELEGRGRADGAGSSDQWNNLDSILGRLRHSATEAAAGFHVPEERIVQQETLRFLTDIIQCLKPRERLIFESHFFDQLSPQEIANLFQLSSANVYQIISRSRKKVIQEKIRVTVDSYIKMRRDLGIMKKKILPYEGPLKEIKTWTTAADATYKMLQFTDRKLSLPMVMGLTGHAFRINIIPDEVHIAGPTSYFFGEVLSRGLHNIGFHSKFVDGMSDGVGTNANLLDPTALEKSAMSKRSIHQELPRALDLIHASLDRGYPVLAWDIFFPEFGTLYGYDDETRTLYGEVCGRVDTLPYENLGRSVMEDLFVLAIEGSVDLTLQQQLRLALETAIEQYEGKESVVPTAVKGIAAYDAWVKSLQGRKIEPNGHAYNIEVLRDARYYAAEFFKELIAAWPDANKEGPELTQQFKEASVLYTGMCEKFSVLHQLFPFPVGGEPNSGEQATKAISLVEDIKALEIEAVAKLREIFAKLSS; translated from the coding sequence TTGGAAACGACAGCAGACAGCAGGGTCCAGTGGGATGAGATGGAGGATCAGGAGTTGGTGAAATATGCGCAGGCAGGGGAGCGGGAAGCATTCGGGGAGCTTGTTCGGCGTCATCGGTCCAAGGTTTATGGCTATGCCAGAGCTATAACCCGGGAGTCCTACCTGGCAGAGGACGTTGTACAGGATGCACTTATCCGTGCGTTCATGCATCTGGGGAAACTGGTCGATGCCCGGCGGTTCTTACCGTGGGTGCAGCGAATCGTCCGGAATCAGGCCTATACCCGCCTTAAGGGAAGCCCTGCGATGAAAGAGCAGACATTCACCGAGCTTGAAGGCAGGGGAAGAGCTGATGGTGCCGGGAGTTCAGATCAGTGGAACAATCTGGACAGTATTCTGGGCAGGCTCCGTCATTCTGCAACCGAAGCTGCCGCTGGATTCCACGTTCCGGAGGAACGGATCGTCCAGCAAGAGACGCTGCGCTTTTTAACGGACATCATTCAATGTCTGAAGCCACGCGAACGGCTTATTTTCGAATCCCATTTTTTCGATCAGCTGTCTCCGCAAGAAATTGCCAACTTGTTTCAGCTCTCTTCGGCCAATGTGTATCAGATTATTTCGAGATCACGGAAGAAAGTGATCCAAGAAAAAATCCGCGTCACCGTTGACTCTTATATTAAGATGAGAAGGGACTTGGGAATTATGAAAAAGAAGATTCTGCCTTATGAAGGACCGTTGAAAGAAATCAAAACTTGGACAACCGCTGCGGATGCCACGTATAAAATGCTTCAATTTACAGATCGGAAGTTATCCCTGCCGATGGTCATGGGGCTTACAGGTCATGCATTCCGGATCAACATCATCCCGGATGAAGTTCACATTGCAGGTCCAACGTCGTATTTTTTTGGTGAAGTATTATCTCGGGGCCTTCATAATATCGGGTTCCATTCCAAGTTTGTAGATGGCATGTCGGACGGCGTCGGCACCAATGCCAATCTGCTGGATCCAACCGCTTTGGAGAAGAGTGCCATGAGCAAGCGCAGCATTCATCAGGAGCTGCCAAGGGCCCTTGATCTGATTCATGCTTCACTAGACCGGGGATACCCTGTGCTGGCTTGGGATATATTCTTCCCGGAATTTGGTACACTGTATGGTTACGACGATGAAACGAGAACTCTCTATGGGGAAGTATGCGGCAGAGTGGATACGCTGCCCTACGAAAATCTCGGCAGAAGCGTGATGGAAGATCTATTTGTTCTGGCTATTGAGGGCTCCGTTGATTTAACGCTTCAGCAGCAGCTTCGACTTGCGCTTGAAACCGCCATCGAGCAATATGAAGGGAAAGAAAGCGTGGTGCCGACGGCAGTGAAGGGGATTGCGGCATATGATGCTTGGGTTAAATCGCTGCAGGGGCGGAAGATAGAACCGAACGGTCATGCTTACAACATCGAGGTATTAAGAGATGCCCGGTATTACGCTGCTGAGTTCTTCAAGGAACTGATTGCAGCTTGGCCGGATGCGAATAAGGAAGGACCGGAGCTCACGCAGCAGTTTAAAGAAGCCAGCGTGTTATATACAGGTATGTGTGAGAAATTCAGTGTCCTGCATCAGTTGTTCCCATTCCCGGTAGGTGGAGAGCCTAATTCGGGGGAGCAAGCAACGAAGGCGATATCACTGGTAGAGGATATTAAAGCTCTGGAGATCGAAGCTGTTGCTAAATTGAGAGAGATCTTTGCAAAGTTGTCTTCATAA
- a CDS encoding Na(+)/H(+) antiporter subunit F1, with the protein MIHSILIASLVILSLAILGCLYRLIKGPSMNDRIMSLDTIGIILLSMIAVLCMLFRTTVYFDIILLIGILTFIGTTALARYIERGDVIERTNDESDR; encoded by the coding sequence ATGATTCATAGCATCCTGATTGCCTCTCTGGTGATTTTGTCGCTGGCTATACTGGGCTGCTTGTACCGATTAATCAAGGGACCTTCAATGAACGACCGGATCATGTCGCTGGATACGATTGGAATTATACTGTTGTCCATGATCGCTGTTCTGTGCATGCTATTCCGGACAACTGTCTATTTCGATATCATTCTGCTGATCGGGATACTGACGTTTATCGGAACAACTGCGCTTGCCAGATATATCGAGAGGGGTGATGTCATTGAACGCACAAACGATGAGTCAGATCGGTGA
- a CDS encoding DMT family transporter: MLHVLKNSFYVFLGACCFGILSTVVKLAYQEGFLFQEVMISQFGTGWLILLLLMLFFGRQKITSKQFLRLAGVGLCTCLTGVTYYLALQSIPASIAVVLLFQFTWIGVIIEAIVKRQWPDKSTIISVIILFVGTIMAGGVLGAGELQLNWKGTLLGLTAALMMALFVFFSGRVETQMSPITRSFYTSTGGLILLTILFTPKVYTEISLFDNGLWLFGLILGVFGVVLPVLLFALGAPKISTGLATILGAGELPVAVIASVLVLSEQVTALQWIGVIVILLGIAYPQMAAQKRGRVPAVQR, encoded by the coding sequence TTGTTACATGTATTAAAAAATTCATTCTACGTATTTCTGGGAGCTTGCTGTTTTGGTATTCTGTCAACGGTGGTAAAGCTTGCTTACCAGGAAGGGTTCCTATTTCAGGAGGTTATGATCAGCCAATTCGGGACAGGCTGGCTCATTCTGCTGTTGTTAATGCTGTTTTTTGGACGTCAAAAGATCACGAGCAAGCAATTCCTAAGGCTAGCCGGGGTTGGGTTATGTACATGTCTTACAGGCGTCACGTATTACCTTGCCCTTCAGAGCATTCCGGCATCGATTGCCGTCGTTCTTCTATTTCAATTCACCTGGATCGGCGTCATTATCGAAGCCATTGTGAAACGGCAATGGCCGGATAAATCCACCATCATCTCCGTTATCATCCTGTTTGTAGGAACGATTATGGCTGGGGGGGTTTTGGGTGCAGGCGAGCTCCAATTGAATTGGAAAGGGACTTTACTGGGGTTGACTGCGGCCTTGATGATGGCTTTGTTTGTCTTCTTCAGCGGCCGGGTCGAGACGCAAATGTCACCGATTACCCGGAGCTTCTATACCTCAACGGGTGGTCTGATTCTGCTGACGATCCTGTTCACGCCAAAAGTGTACACGGAGATATCCCTGTTTGACAACGGGTTATGGCTGTTCGGCTTAATCCTAGGCGTATTCGGCGTTGTTTTGCCCGTACTGCTATTCGCACTGGGCGCACCCAAAATCAGCACAGGACTGGCAACCATCCTTGGTGCCGGAGAGCTGCCCGTCGCTGTTATCGCTTCGGTGCTGGTGCTGAGCGAGCAGGTGACTGCTCTGCAATGGATCGGGGTTATCGTGATCCTGCTGGGCATTGCGTATCCGCAGATGGCGGCGCAGAAGCGGGGCAGGGTGCCAGCGGTACAAAGATGA
- a CDS encoding Na+/H+ antiporter subunit E: protein MGHQILLNIIIAVVWMFLNNNWSPQQLIIGYLIGILLIYLLRRFWPNDFYLRKLWSIMLLLLLFLRELLKSSITVIGQILRPKLNVRPGIFAYSTELKSDWEITVLSCLICLTPGTLTLEVSRDGQTLYIHAMDIEDVEELSNQIRDTFERAIKEVTRT from the coding sequence ATGGGCCATCAAATTCTGTTAAATATCATCATTGCCGTTGTCTGGATGTTCCTGAACAATAATTGGTCCCCCCAGCAATTGATCATCGGCTATCTGATCGGAATCTTGCTGATTTATCTGTTGCGACGCTTCTGGCCGAACGATTTCTATTTGCGCAAGCTGTGGTCCATCATGCTGCTGCTGCTCTTGTTCCTAAGGGAGCTGTTAAAATCGAGCATCACGGTAATTGGACAGATCCTAAGACCGAAGCTGAATGTTCGTCCAGGCATCTTCGCCTACTCAACCGAGCTGAAATCCGACTGGGAGATTACGGTGTTATCGTGCCTGATCTGCTTGACGCCAGGAACGCTTACCCTGGAAGTGTCTCGCGATGGTCAGACGCTATATATTCATGCGATGGATATTGAAGATGTCGAAGAGCTGTCGAATCAGATCCGCGATACTTTCGAACGCGCGATCAAGGAGGTGACCCGCACATGA
- a CDS encoding TVP38/TMEM64 family protein yields MLEWLQNLLTHIKEIDMDQVQGWLKQYSQLGPIPGILLPFIEAFLPILPLIVLVMGNSAAYGLWWGFLLSWIGVCLGSITVFWIVRKLGGKLGLLIQKRMPGSQRFFHWIEEKGFTPIFILYCFPFTPSSLINIASGISTVSATTFTIAVMAGKSVMIFMVAFIGHDWQAFITQPWRILIAVVVLWLLWLTGKKMEKRYHHEDQPGSIVISNKKTKR; encoded by the coding sequence ATGTTGGAATGGCTTCAGAATTTATTGACCCATATAAAGGAAATTGACATGGATCAAGTACAGGGGTGGCTTAAGCAGTATTCACAGCTAGGTCCCATTCCTGGTATTTTGCTTCCATTTATAGAGGCGTTTCTGCCCATACTGCCCCTTATCGTCCTTGTAATGGGGAACTCCGCAGCCTACGGTTTATGGTGGGGATTCTTACTGTCCTGGATCGGCGTTTGCCTTGGATCCATTACCGTGTTTTGGATCGTTCGCAAGCTGGGCGGCAAGCTGGGATTGCTTATTCAAAAAAGAATGCCGGGATCCCAGCGTTTTTTCCATTGGATCGAAGAAAAAGGCTTTACGCCGATCTTCATCCTGTACTGCTTCCCCTTCACGCCTTCCTCGCTGATCAATATTGCATCCGGCATCAGTACGGTATCGGCTACGACATTTACGATAGCCGTTATGGCGGGGAAATCCGTAATGATCTTCATGGTCGCTTTTATCGGACATGACTGGCAAGCGTTTATAACACAGCCCTGGCGTATTCTAATCGCAGTCGTTGTTCTATGGCTGCTGTGGTTAACCGGCAAAAAGATGGAAAAACGTTACCATCATGAAGATCAGCCGGGAAGTATCGTGATAAGCAACAAAAAGACAAAGCGTTAA
- a CDS encoding CPBP family intramembrane glutamic endopeptidase: MIATTASSYEIPTLGLQILLAVVTTSVSVPLIYLLRRYVDQRPWSGLGLSSPPSGFRYFILGIALLALVTAAALLIGSAAGWLRIVAFHFPVATMLVILINVPIAFFYEAFPEELTFRGYVFRNLNTRFSRWLALILQVVLFVLAPIAVTGFMVATGIGTWDLITVEYIINLIAFGTVLQLCRIVSNNLWMNIGFHLAWLEMIRYVVVPSNYAFIEIEYLSIWGNYMVTIGSVIIGIILLVVWSLRSKNQIDWNGTEPDLPPDSNPKTKESAMPTHSG, translated from the coding sequence GTGATAGCCACGACAGCGAGTTCCTACGAGATCCCCACGCTCGGGCTGCAAATCCTCCTTGCAGTCGTAACAACAAGTGTATCCGTACCGCTGATTTATCTGCTTAGGCGTTATGTCGACCAGCGTCCCTGGAGCGGCCTTGGTCTTAGCTCCCCTCCTTCCGGGTTTCGTTATTTCATTCTCGGCATTGCTCTCCTTGCCCTGGTCACAGCAGCAGCCTTGCTGATTGGCAGTGCCGCCGGGTGGCTCCGAATCGTGGCATTCCACTTCCCTGTCGCTACGATGCTCGTTATCCTCATCAACGTTCCCATTGCTTTTTTCTATGAAGCCTTTCCTGAAGAATTAACCTTCCGCGGTTATGTGTTTCGGAACCTGAACACCCGTTTTTCGCGCTGGCTTGCGCTGATCCTTCAGGTCGTGTTATTCGTACTTGCACCTATCGCCGTAACGGGATTCATGGTAGCCACAGGAATAGGTACATGGGATCTGATTACGGTGGAGTATATCATCAATTTAATTGCTTTTGGTACGGTATTGCAGCTGTGCCGCATCGTATCCAACAATCTATGGATGAATATTGGCTTTCACCTAGCCTGGCTGGAGATGATCCGGTATGTCGTGGTGCCTTCGAATTATGCATTCATCGAGATTGAATACCTTTCTATATGGGGCAATTATATGGTCACGATCGGTTCGGTCATCATCGGAATTATTCTCTTGGTTGTGTGGTCACTGCGGAGCAAGAATCAAATCGATTGGAACGGGACCGAGCCGGATCTTCCTCCAGATTCGAATCCAAAAACCAAGGAATCTGCGATGCCCACCCATTCTGGATAA
- a CDS encoding YitT family protein, with product MVKKHKNLTVGEILKRFIFITIGAILMAVALEIFLVPNEIIDGGITGISIVLSSITPINLGVFLFIINLPFLFIGYKQIGKTFAFSTLYGIVVLSVATTLLHHVDPFTNEKILAVLFGGLVLGLGVGLVIRYGGALDGTEIVAILLSKKLRMPVGQIIMIINVFIFITAGFVFGADSAMYSIFSYYIAAKVMDIVVEGLDESKSVTIISNEYEEISNAIMQRLGRSTTMIYAKGGYSKEDTQMIYCVITRLEIAKLKTVVQEIDKNAFISIQNVADVLGGSMAKSDIH from the coding sequence ATGGTCAAAAAACACAAAAATCTGACAGTCGGTGAAATTCTGAAACGGTTCATCTTTATCACCATCGGTGCAATTCTGATGGCTGTGGCGCTTGAAATATTCCTGGTGCCCAACGAAATTATCGACGGTGGTATTACCGGTATTTCCATCGTATTATCATCGATTACGCCCATCAATCTGGGTGTGTTCCTGTTTATTATCAACTTACCGTTTCTGTTCATCGGTTACAAGCAGATCGGTAAAACGTTCGCATTTTCCACATTATACGGGATTGTGGTATTGTCAGTGGCGACAACCCTCCTGCATCATGTAGACCCGTTTACGAACGAGAAAATTTTAGCGGTGCTGTTCGGTGGTTTGGTTCTCGGGCTGGGGGTAGGTCTTGTCATCCGTTATGGCGGAGCGCTCGACGGTACGGAGATCGTTGCTATCCTGCTGTCCAAAAAGCTGCGGATGCCGGTCGGACAAATCATCATGATTATCAACGTGTTTATTTTTATTACGGCAGGGTTTGTATTTGGTGCAGATTCGGCCATGTATTCGATCTTCTCATACTACATAGCGGCAAAAGTGATGGATATAGTGGTAGAGGGCTTGGACGAGTCCAAATCCGTTACGATTATATCCAATGAATACGAAGAAATTTCAAATGCCATCATGCAGCGTCTGGGCCGCAGCACGACCATGATCTATGCCAAGGGCGGGTATTCCAAAGAGGATACGCAGATGATTTATTGCGTCATCACCCGGCTGGAGATTGCGAAGCTGAAGACGGTTGTGCAGGAAATTGATAAGAACGCATTTATTTCGATTCAAAATGTCGCGGATGTGCTGGGTGGGAGCATGGCCAAGTCTGATATTCACTAG
- a CDS encoding GTP pyrophosphokinase family protein, whose product MQIEQLKIIRNEITRFMMKYKFALDEIETKMEILKEEFQALHDYSPIEHTKSRLKSPESIMKKLLRKGGNISLSSIEDNIKDIAGLRITCSFITDIYKISDMLQKQSDLTVLNVKDYIKNPKPNGYQSLHLLVEVPVFFSDRVEKVCVEVQIRTIAMDFWASLEHKIFYKYNKSVPQHLLEELKKAADTANALDRQMEQLHHEVQAIKDSESNDSLLEELKSIQINNRKYELPAGLLEVLTEDN is encoded by the coding sequence ATGCAAATCGAACAGCTCAAAATCATTCGGAACGAAATTACCCGATTTATGATGAAATACAAATTCGCCTTAGATGAGATCGAAACCAAAATGGAAATATTAAAAGAGGAGTTCCAGGCTCTTCATGATTATAGTCCGATCGAACATACGAAGTCCCGCCTGAAATCGCCGGAGAGCATCATGAAGAAGCTGCTCCGAAAAGGCGGAAACATATCTCTCAGTTCCATCGAAGACAACATTAAAGACATCGCTGGTCTAAGAATCACCTGCTCCTTCATTACCGACATTTACAAAATCAGCGACATGCTGCAGAAGCAGAGCGACTTAACGGTCCTGAACGTCAAAGATTATATCAAGAATCCGAAGCCAAACGGATACCAAAGCCTGCATCTGTTAGTCGAAGTGCCTGTTTTTTTCTCCGACCGGGTGGAGAAGGTATGCGTTGAAGTCCAAATTCGGACTATTGCCATGGATTTCTGGGCGAGTCTGGAGCATAAAATTTTCTACAAATATAATAAGTCGGTTCCCCAGCATCTGCTGGAAGAGCTTAAGAAGGCGGCGGATACGGCTAACGCGCTGGACCGTCAGATGGAGCAATTGCACCACGAAGTACAGGCCATTAAGGATTCGGAAAGCAATGATTCGCTGCTGGAGGAGCTGAAGAGCATTCAGATCAACAACCGCAAGTATGAGCTTCCGGCCGGATTGCTTGAAGTGTTGACCGAGGATAATTAA
- a CDS encoding Na+/H+ antiporter subunit D → MNNVIVLPLLIPLVTAVILIFCSKYVRVQRWISAVSIAVNLLVALFIVSQVNNEGIQTLHMGGWQPPYGIVFVADMLAALLVLTTLIVAAACLFYSFRSIGEEREKHYFYAFFQFLLAGVIGSFLTGDLFNLFVCFEVMLIASYALIVLGGTKRQLRETLKYMLINIISSTLFVAAVAYLYGTVGTLNMAHLSLRVAEVQQDGILSVIGLLFLIVFALKAGLFLFFWLPGSYSAPPAAVTALFGALLTKVGLYAIIRTFTLIFYHDTGGIHAVIGWMAAATMILGSLGAVAYKDLGRILNYNIIISVGFIAFGIATASSDSLNGAVFYLMHDMIAKALLFILGGIIIASAGANKLSDMGGLMKRHPLVGWMFFIVALALVGIPPLSGFLGKVLIVRGGLSGGHYVLTGLALASSLAVLYSLIKVFMGAFWGESPRLQESKPVRIHKTAYAAAIGLTVMVIVLGVGSEWIYSYTSQAGAVLSDPSLYINAVLKE, encoded by the coding sequence ATGAATAATGTAATTGTTCTTCCTCTCCTTATTCCGCTGGTTACAGCTGTTATTCTTATTTTCTGCTCCAAATATGTTCGTGTTCAGCGTTGGATCAGTGCGGTTAGTATCGCAGTAAACCTGCTTGTGGCGTTGTTCATTGTAAGTCAGGTAAACAATGAGGGCATCCAGACGCTTCACATGGGTGGATGGCAGCCGCCGTATGGAATCGTATTTGTAGCCGACATGCTTGCGGCACTGCTGGTGCTTACGACGTTGATTGTCGCGGCTGCCTGTCTGTTCTATTCTTTCCGGAGCATCGGGGAAGAGAGAGAGAAGCATTACTTCTATGCTTTTTTTCAATTTTTGCTGGCTGGCGTGATCGGATCGTTCCTAACAGGGGATTTGTTTAACCTGTTTGTCTGTTTTGAGGTTATGCTGATCGCTTCCTACGCCTTGATCGTGCTGGGCGGCACCAAGCGCCAGCTGAGGGAAACCTTAAAGTACATGCTGATTAATATTATTTCATCCACCTTGTTTGTTGCAGCTGTCGCTTATTTATATGGCACAGTCGGAACGCTGAATATGGCGCATCTGTCTCTGCGAGTGGCCGAAGTTCAGCAGGATGGAATCTTGTCGGTCATCGGCCTTCTGTTCCTGATTGTATTTGCCTTGAAGGCGGGTTTGTTCCTGTTCTTCTGGCTGCCCGGTTCCTACAGCGCACCTCCGGCGGCAGTTACGGCTTTGTTCGGCGCGCTGCTCACGAAGGTTGGGTTATATGCGATTATCCGTACCTTTACGTTGATCTTCTATCACGATACCGGCGGCATCCACGCCGTCATCGGCTGGATGGCTGCGGCAACGATGATTCTGGGCAGTTTGGGCGCGGTTGCGTATAAGGATCTTGGACGAATCCTGAACTATAACATTATTATTAGCGTTGGCTTTATCGCCTTCGGCATAGCGACGGCATCTTCTGACTCCTTGAACGGAGCCGTATTCTACTTGATGCATGACATGATAGCAAAGGCGCTGCTCTTTATTCTGGGCGGTATCATCATCGCCAGTGCAGGCGCGAACAAGCTGAGCGATATGGGCGGGCTGATGAAGCGCCATCCTTTGGTGGGATGGATGTTCTTTATCGTTGCACTGGCTCTGGTCGGCATCCCGCCCCTTAGCGGCTTTCTCGGCAAAGTCCTCATCGTTCGCGGCGGATTGAGCGGAGGCCATTATGTGCTTACGGGACTGGCATTGGCATCAAGTTTGGCGGTATTGTATTCCTTGATCAAAGTGTTTATGGGGGCATTCTGGGGCGAATCACCTCGACTCCAAGAATCAAAACCGGTCAGAATTCACAAGACAGCTTATGCGGCAGCTATTGGGCTAACGGTTATGGTGATTGTCCTTGGGGTGGGTTCGGAGTGGATATACTCCTACACCTCTCAAGCAGGCGCCGTATTATCCGATCCATCACTATATATTAATGCTGTATTAAAGGAGTAG